The Cucumis melo cultivar AY chromosome 5, USDA_Cmelo_AY_1.0, whole genome shotgun sequence genome has a segment encoding these proteins:
- the LOC103491641 gene encoding E3 ubiquitin-protein ligase SIRP1, producing MDELIATRYWCHMCSQMVNPIVDVEIKCPFCRSGFVEEIGNGISSDNNDNNNNNNNNNELESDFGSERALSLWAPILLGMMGNPRGRRRFRHLEFDDDDDDNEHEDGEGNHVSSETTELDSVIRRRRSSATILQLLQGIRAGIATAESENSYEGERSRERERVILINPFNQTIVVQGGENQNQNHNSIGSLGDYFVGPGLDLLLQHIAENDPNRYGTPPAQKEAVDALPTVRVELEEDSRLQCSVCLDEFEVDEEAKEMPCKHKFHTGCILPWLELHSSCPVCRHQLPGDESKRDVDGGSAARFMSDLNNGNGNGNGNGSGEIEERNSSESGRRFSFPWPFNGLFTSQGNSSAGSASDSQRDHTSI from the coding sequence ATGGACGAGTTAATTGCAACCAGATATTGGTGTCACATGTGTTCTCAAATGGTGAATCCCATCGTTGACGTGGAAATTAAATGCCCCTTCTGCCGCAGCGGCTTTGTTGAGGAGATAGGAAACGGTATTTCCAGCGACAATAAcgataacaacaacaataacaataataacaatgagCTCGAATCCGATTTTGGGTCGGAGCGAGCTTTGTCTCTCTGGGCTCCGATCTTGCTGGGTATGATGGGAAATCCCCGTGGGCGACGAAGATTCAGACATCTAGAGTTTGACGACGACGATGATGATAATGAGCATGAGGATGGAGAGGGGAATCATGTGAGTAGTGAGACGACTGAGCTTGATTCAGTCATTAGGAGGAGGAGAAGTTCAGCTACCATTCTTCAGTTGCTCCAAGGTATCAGGGCTGGAATCGCAACTGCTGAATCAGAGAATAGTTATGAGGGAGAGAGGAGCAGAGAAAGAGAGAGGGTTATTCTTATAAATCCTTTCAATCAGACCATTGTAGTTCAAGGAGGtgagaatcaaaatcaaaaccatAACTCCATTGGGTCGCTGGGTGATTATTTCGTAGGACCTGGTTTGGATTTGTTATTGCAACATATAGCCGAGAATGATCCCAACAGATATGGCACTCCACCAGCACAGAAGGAGGCAGTTGATGCGCTGCCCACCGTGAGGGTTGAACTTGAGGAGGATAGCCGTTTGCAATGTTCAGTGTGTTTGGATGAGTTTGAGGTGGATGAAGAAGCCAAAGAGATGCCATGTAAGCATAAATTTCATACAGGTTGTATCCTGCCATGGCTGGAGCTGCATAGTTCTTGCCCAGTTTGTAGGCATCAATTGCCTGGGGATGAATCCAAGCGTGATGTAGATGGTGGGTCTGCTGCCAGGTTCATGAGCGACCTCAATAATGGTAATGGTAATGGTAATGGCAATGGCAGCGGGGAGATTGAGGAGAGAAATTCATCCGAGTCTGGGAGGAGGTTTTCGTTTCCATGGCCTTTTAATGGCTTGTTTACTTCCCAAGGAAACTCCTCGGCTGGAAGTGCGAGTGATTCTCAAAGGGATCACACTTCCATTTGA